GCCGTGCTCGCAAAGGTTGTTGAAGCCGGCCGGGAACAAATTGGTGTCCACCACAGCCAGCTTGGAGCTGAAGGCGCGGATATCCAGGGAGCTGTAGATAGGAACCGGGGTGTCCCGCTCCAGGCCGCATAGCCAGGATTCCACGTCAACTCCATGTTTTGCAACAGCTTGTGTGATATGTTCCAGTGCCATGCGAGGACCTCCTATTGAAACCTGACTAAAGTGGTCCTATTTTACCACACTCCTCACAAAAAGGGACGGTTCTCCTACATCTGCTATTGCTGCAACAGCATAGAGAGAACCGTCCCTGGGATAAAAACTAGAGGGCTGTTTCGAGCAGTTCGGACATGCGGCCGGACACAGGAAGGGAAGAGGCGAAGCCGGGAATTGCAGCCGAGGCCCCCGCATCAGAGGGATAGAGTTTGATCAAGTAGCGGTTAGTGGACCCCATGCGTTGGAAGCCCAAACTCTCCGCCATACGCGCAGACGGTCCCACTCCTTCCCGGCTCTTCGGCAGAGAGTTGTCGGTCAAGTCGACATACAGGGCTGTCTCAACAGTCGGCAGGACTTCTTCCACAAGGGTCCGCAAAGCCCGAACCAGAAGGGCCCGCCCCACACCTTGACGTCGATGTTCGACATCCACAGCCAACTGGCTTATCTCCTGTCCGTCTCTCCAGAAACGCACAACCCCGATCACTTGTCCAAATTCGTCCCGGGCAACAAGCAGCCGCTGTGCGCCTCCACCGCGTATTTCTTCCCTCAATTTGACTTCACTGGGAACTTCGGCCTCGGGGATTTGCCCCAGCAAAAGCCGCATCCGGCTGATATCGGGAACCGTGGGTTCGTCTATGCCCTCCCAAACCCTGCCATCCACATACTGGGCGCCTCCGGGCAAGTCCACTCTCTGCAGGTGCGGATAGCGCTCGCAGTGACGCAGCAGTCTTTCGGTCTCGATGACATAGGCCACTTGATCCATGCCGTAATGCTGCACGGCTGCGGTTTCGGCCTCCACAAATCCCAGCTTGCCCCCATAGACCAAGCGGGCAGCGGTATTATCCAGTCCGGTTTGCAGCGAGAGGTTTGTGATGCCGTCTTCCCGGCACGCCTGCGCGAGCTTCTGGAAGAGC
This genomic stretch from Candidatus Omnitrophota bacterium harbors:
- a CDS encoding GNAT family N-acetyltransferase, which encodes DLASAGKWDYAFVARNKRNEVVGYIFGLRGRDLQAPRFLEDAPVLAQYPDSMYVWRIGIREDYRNQNLVARLFQKLAQACREDGITNLSLQTGLDNTAARLVYGGKLGFVEAETAAVQHYGMDQVAYVIETERLLRHCERYPHLQRVDLPGGAQYVDGRVWEGIDEPTVPDISRMRLLLGQIPEAEVPSEVKLREEIRGGGAQRLLVARDEFGQVIGVVRFWRDGQEISQLAVDVEHRRQGVGRALLVRALRTLVEEVLPTVETALYVDLTDNSLPKSREGVGPSARMAESLGFQRMGSTNRYLIKLYPSDAGASAAIPGFASSLPVSGRMSELLETAL